Genomic DNA from Setaria italica strain Yugu1 chromosome V, Setaria_italica_v2.0, whole genome shotgun sequence:
TATTCGGAGGTCGTTGCCTCCAGCTCCAATGCTTCTACGTGCAACACCACTTTCTACGTGCAACACCACTTCGCACGGCGACGTCCACGTCACACGGCACGTCGGCACCTCGTTATGAGCTGAACCAACCTAGTGTGTATATGTATCTCACATACACATCTCCTACTAGTATGTGACCTACACAAATCGACACTACTACATGCAAAATGAAATTTAAACATGATAATACACATATGAATCATGATTATTTCTAACATTTCCCCCCTTAATCTTGATTCTCCTATCCCTAGACAACTTCGGAAAAGAGTTGGTTCATCGCTGTCGTAGCCTTGAGCCAACAAGGctttctcctccttttctttcttagGACATTCCCAAGAAAAATGTCCAAAATCCTAACAATTGTAACATTTTACCTTGTTTTTGCCCTTGCGTCCTTCACTGCTACCTTGAGCATGACCTCGACCTCGCGTCAAGTATTTTCCTCTTGCCATGAGGAGTTGCTCTCCAGATCGGACATTGTGCCCCTTGAGCAGTTCTTCATGAGCCTTCAATGACCCAACAGCCTCCTCTAAGGCCATCTTGTTGATGTCTCCGGACAACACCATCGCCGAAGCAACATTGATGAACTTGGTGGAGATAGATCGCAACAGCTTCTTCACAACATACTTCTCCTCCACTGCATCTCCGAGCTCACGGATATGCCCAACTAGCATCATGAACTTCTCAGCATAATCATCCACAGATTTTGCATCACTCATCTTGAGATTATCAAGATCAGCTCGCAAGGATTGGACACTTGCCTCTTGGACACGCTCGACGCCCACATGCATGGAGCGCAGCGCCGCCCACACATCACGGGCGGTCTCCTTCTCCAAAACTCGCAATAGCGTCTCGTCGTCAACCGACTGGAAGATGATCGACAAGGCTAGCTGGTTCTGGCTCACATTCATGGCATCGGTAGCCTTCTCATCACGATCAACGACGCTCCATACGCTGTTAGTTCGTAAGAGGTACTTCATCTGCAACGCCCACGCCGCGTAGTTCATCCTTGTCAGCATCGGGAATGGCAGTCTCCCCATCGCCATTGTCGTTGTCGAGCCCATGAGTCACAATGGCTTTGCTTAAGGAAGAGTCGTCGCGCGGCATCATCTTCATCACcatcggctctgataccaattgttggAATCGCTCACTCCAAGGTTCAAGTGTTTATCACAAACACTTAATCTTCTCTCTGATGGGGAATCACTCCCTCTCTCTCGGTTGTGACACACACGCACACTTGCTTCTTTTGATAGACAGACACGAAGACTCTTTCTTACTTTTACAGCTCAAAATAAATGATTGAATACATGGAACTAAATACTACGAGTAGCACTTCTCCCACTAGCCGGCAGTTACGGCCATGCATGTCAAGCTACACATTTTACGGCTTGACTCATCGCAGCATGGACTCATCCCCTGCAAGCTAGGAAGACCAAATACTCTCACTACTGACCGTGCAAACCAAACTCCACGATCCATGCATATGCTAACAGCTTTGACCTCTCCTTGCCGCTTCTTCACACAACTTTAGCCTTGGTAAATCTAACTTATTCGTAGGTCGTTGCCTCCAGCTCCAATACTTCTACGTGCAACACCACTTCGCATAGCGACGTCCGCATCACACGGCATGTGGGCACCTTGTTATGAGCTGAACCAACCTAGCGTGTATATGCATCTCACATACACATCTGCTACTAGTACATGACCTACACAAATCGACATGCAAAATGAAATTTAAACATACCGATACACATATGAATCAAGATTATTTCTAATAGAGTTTAGGGAAATAATGCATGTCGGTATGGTGCCTTCACGTTGAGCACGCGGTGCATAATGCCGAACAACTGCCAGGTAAGGTCTGACACCTTTTGACTTCGGAGgtatttggatactaggtgctaaattttagcagtgtcacatcgaatgttcggatgctaattaggaggactaaacatgagctaattataaaactaattgcagaacccctatgctatttcgcgagacgaatctattaagcctaattaatctatcattagcaaatggttactgtagtactacattgtcaaatcatggactaattaggcttaatagattcgtctcgcgaattagactccatctgtgcaattagttttataattagcctatgtttaatactcctaattag
This window encodes:
- the LOC101753143 gene encoding uncharacterized protein LOC101753143, with translation MAMGRLPFPMLTRMNYAAWALQMKYLLRTNSVWSVVDRDEKATDAMNVSQNQLALSIIFQSVDDETLLRVLEKETARDVWAALRSMHVGVERVQEASVQSLRADLDNLKMSDAKSVDDYAEKFMMLVGHIRELGDAVEEKYVVKKLLRSISTKFINVASAMVLSGDINKMALEEAVGSLKAHEELLKGHNVRSGEQLLMARGKYLTRGRGHAQGSSEGRKGKNKVKCYNC